The region TGGTGCCTCTGCGCACATCATTCAGCATACTGAATTATTATTCCCTTCAGTTTATTTTGAGCACCCCCATCTGTATCTGGTACAGCAAGGCCACAAACGCGTGCGCTGGCAACAGCAAGAAGTGGTGGCTCATGCGGGAGAACTGTTGATTATCGACGGGGGGCAAACCGTGGATATTATTAATGGCCTCTCCGAGGAAGGCGTATTCAGTTGTCAATTGCTTATCTGCGATCCGCTATTGTTCCACGTGCAGCAAACTCCCGATGAAACTGCCCCGCCGGCCCCGTTCGACGCGGTGTTGGCCTTACGCAACCTGCCCTGCGCGCTGATGCACAGCTTTGAGACCACCAGCCTGGCGCTGGCGCTTAAACAGCGTTTCCCTCCCATCATCATCCGCCACAAGATGCTGGAAATCCTGCTCTGGCTAAAGCAATTCAACATCAGCTTTATTCATAACGAGGCGCGGGATTTAACGCAGCGGGTGCGCCGCTGCCTGGCGACGGATCCGCATAACATCTGGACGGCGGCCAAGGTGGCGGAAAGTCTGTCGATGAGCGAAGTCGTGCTGAGGCGCAAGCTTTCGTTGGAGAACACCGCATTGCGCAACTTGATGATTGACGTGCGCATGAGCAGCGCGCTGACGCTATTGCAATCAACCGACTGGCCCATATCCGCCATATCTCAACACGTCGGATATGAAAGCTCTTCGCGGTTTGCCGAACGTTTCCGCAAACGTTTCGGCTTTGCGCCAACCGCCATTCGCGGGCATCAGCGGATCATGGAACCCGGGGCGATCCAACCCTATCGCCTCCGCCTGATGGAGGCGCCGGAGTGATGCCTGCGCCTGCAAATTAAATCATTGCACAATGAACTCGCCGTTTATGCAGCCGGCGTTAGCGGAAAACAGCCCGGTAAGATAGCATCGGCGAACCTTAATACCGCCAGAGGCGAATCACCGATGCTCAACGAAAAATGGCTGTTTTCCCTTGCCGTATTGCTTGTCGGCCTGTGGCTGCTGGGCCTGCTGTACGAAGAAGACGCTATGCGGATGCTCGCGGGGAAATAAGCCGGCAGGGCCACGCACAGTGGCCAACGACGCTTTAACTTTGTTTAATTAATACCGTGATCAATCCAACTAACACGATCAGTATTAACACACTGAAAAACCGCCATCTGTTCTCACTTTTGCTGCTCATTTTTATTACCTGATAATTAAAATGCCTTAAACTCGCACAATTATAATCCAGTAATAAACGCAGCAATTTGAGACAAAACAGGTTTTTTATACGCTTACTCAGGCAATTGCCGAACGCATTTTTTTGTTTTGTCGTTAAACGACAAAAACCCACATAGGTGGGTTTTCAGGTCAGGCCTTAACCTGCGGTTCTCTCTTCAGGAGAGAATTTAAAATGTTTCCGCATTGGCATTTGCCCCAGCCACTCACACCGCCATGTTCATCACTTCCTGATAGGCGGAAACCAGCTTATTGCGCACCTGCACGCCCATTTGCAGTGAGATGGACGATTTTTGCAGATCGACCATCACGTCGTTCAGGCTGACGCCCGGCGCGCCCAGTTCGAAGTCTTGCGCCTGTTTGCGCGCAGCCTGCTGGGTATCGCTGATCTTGCCGATAGCCGCTTTCAACTCGCCGGCAAAGCTGACGCCCTGCGTCGCCGAATCCTGGCTAATCTGCCCCGCCTGAATCGCCGTGGCCTGCAACTGCTGCACTACCCCTTCAATCCCCTGAATCGCCATTGTGACCTCAATAAAGACGCTGTGCCGGACGTGTTTTCATCAGGCACTACTTTGATGCTGAGGAGCCTACCACAGCGTTTTTATCCTAAAGCGGCTAATTAACTGCAAAAAACCCGGCTTATCGGGCCATCGAAATCGCCCTTAAGGGCAAATAATGGCACGCCCAGAAATGGGAGCGCCGCTATTTAGAAGATATGTGTATCAGGGAGTCTGTTTTGTCACCACACAACGCTAACCACACCGTCCATCAGCCTGGCAGGGAGCTACGCCGTGGCTTGCACCGGATCCTGAGCGACATTGAAGGACACGGCATAAAATGAGTGCTTCAATAACCGCCACCGAAAACCGCGAAGAAAATGGCCTGCAAGCTTTGTGGAACCGCCTGCGCGCCAACCCGAAAATTCCGCTGCTGGTGGCCGCTTCCGCTGCAATCGCCATCGTGGTCGCGTTGCTGTTATGGGCGAAAAGCCCGGATTACCGTGTGCTGTACAGCAATCTTAACGATCGCGACGGCGGCGCCATAGTGACCCAATTGACGCAGATGAATATCCCCTACCGTTTTGCCGAGAACGGCGCGGCGTTGATGATACCTGCGGAGAAGGTCCATGAAACCCGCCTGCGCCTGGCACAGCAGGGATTGCCGAAAGGCGGTGCGGTGGGCTTCGAATTGCTGGATCAGGAAAAATTCGGCATCAGCCAGTTTAGCGAGCAGATCAACTATCAGCGTGCGCTGGAAGGTGAACTGTCGCGCACCATCGAATCACTGGGGCCGGTACAGAACGCCCGGGTGCATCTGGCGCTGCCAAAGCCTTCGCTGTTTGTCCGCGAGCAGAAATCCCCTTCCGCCTCCGTTACCCTGACGCTGCAACCCGGCCGCGCGCTGGATGACGGCCAGATCAACGCCATCGTTTATATGGTTTCGAGCAGCGTGGCCGGCTTGCCGCCGGGCAACGTCACTGTGGTCGATCAGGCCGGCCGCCTGCTGACCCAGTCTGACGGTGCCGGCCGCGATCTGAATGCGGCGCAGCTGAAATACGCCAACGAAGTGGAAAACCGCTACCAGCGCCGTATCGAAGCGATTCTGGCGCCGATGGTCGGCGGCAATAACGTGCGCGCTCAGGTCACCGCGCAAATCGATTTCGCCACCCGCGAACAAACCGACGAAGAATACCAGCCAAACCAACTGCCGAATCAGGCCGCCGTGCGCTCTCAGCAAATGAGTCAAAGCGAGCAACTTGGCGGGCCGCAGGTTGGCGGCGTACCGGGCGCGCTCTCCAATCAGCCCAGCGCGCCGGCTACCGCGCCAATCGAAACCGCCAAACCCAACGCCGCCGGCAATAACGCCAACGCGGCCAAACCGAATTCCACCACCACCCGCAGCACCGCGGCCAACGGCAGCGGGCCACAGAATACCCGTCGCGATGAAACCACCAACTATGAGGTCGATCGCACCATCCGTCATACCCAGCAGAAAGCCGGCACGGTACAGCGGCTGTCGGTGGCGGTGGTGGTCAACTATCGCGGCGTCGATAAAGACGGCAAACCGCTGCCGATGAGCAAAGAGCAACTGACGCAGATCGAATCGCTGGTACGTGAATCCATGGGCTTCTCCAGCAGCCGCGGCGATACCCTGAACGTGGTCAACACGCCGTTTACCGATACCGAAGTCACCGGTGGCGAGCTGCCGTTCTGGCAAACCCAGAGCTTTATCGATCGTCTGTTCGACGCCGGCCGCTATCTGCTGGTGTTGCTGGCGGCCTGGCTGCTGTGGCGCAAGCTGGTACGCCCGCAACTGCAAAATCGCCAGGCCGTGCAACAGGCCACGCTTGCCGCCGCCAACGCGCCGATGGCCAAGCCGGTCGACAGCAATAAACAGAGCAACGAGGAGCTGGCGCAGCACAGGAAATCGCAGCAGCGCGTCAGTGCAGAAGTCCAGAGCCAGCGGATCCGCGATCTGGCCGATAAAGACCCGCGCGTGGTCGCTCTGGTAATCCGCCAATGGATGAGTAACGAATTATGAGTCTGACCGGAACCGAAAAAAGCGCCATCCTGCTGATGACGCTGGGCGAAGATCGCGCCGCCGAGGTGTTCAAACACCTCTCTTCGCGCGAGGTGCAACAGTTAAGCGGCACCATGGCCAGCATGAGCCAGGTCTCGCACAAACAGCTGAGCGAAGTTCTGCGCGAGTTCGAAGACGACGCCGAACAGTACGCGGCGCTGAGCGTCAACGCCAGCGACTACCTGCGGTCGGTGCTGGTCAAAGCGCTGGGTGAAGAGCGTGCCTCCAGCCTGCTGGAAGACATTCTCGAATCGCGCGAGACCACCACCGGCATGGAAACCCTCAACTTTATGGAGCCGATGAGCGCCGCCGATCTGATCCGCGACGAACATCCGCAAATCATCGCCACCATCCTGGTCCATCTGAAGCGCGGCCAGGCGGCAGACATTCTGGCGCTGTTCGACGAACGCCTGCGCAACGACGTGATGCTGCGCATCGCCACCTTCGGCGGCGTGCAACCGGCGGCGTTGGCGGAGCTGACCGAGGTGCTGAACAACCTGCTCGACGGCCAGAATCTCAAGCGCAGCAAAATGGGCGGCGTACGCACCGCAGCCGAGATTATCAACCTGATGAAAACCCAGCAGGAGGAAGCCGTTATCGATGCCATGCGCGAATACGACGGCGAGCTGGCGCAGAAGATCATCGACGAGATGTTCCTGTTCGAAAATCTGGTGGAAGTCGACGATCGCAGCATCCAGCGCCTGTTGCAGGAAGTGGAAGGCGAATCGCTGCTGGTCGCGCTCAAAGGGGCGGAACAGCCGCTGCGCGAGAAGTTCCTCAGAAACATGTCGCAGCGCGCCGCCGACATTCTGCGCGACGATTTGGCCAACCGCGGGCCGATGCGCATGTCGCAGGTGGAGAACGAACAGAAAGCCATCCTGCTGGTTGTCCGCCGTTTGGCGGAGAGCGGCGAAATGATCATCGGCGGTGGCGAGGACACCTATGTCTGACAGCATTAACACCCTGCCCTGGCAACCCTGGTCACTTAACGATCTGCTGGAACCAAAACCGGCCATCGAACCTTTGCTGCCGGTTGAAACGGACGCCCTGCCGCTGGACGACAGCGCCGACCGTCAACAGCAATTGCTCCAGTTGCGCCTGCAAGCGGAACAGCAAGGCCAACAACTGGGTTATGCCGACGGGCAGCAAAAAGGCTACGACGCCGGGTTCCAGACCGGGATGGAGGAAGGCCGCCAACAGGGCTTGCTGGAAGCCCAGCAACAGCAACAACCGCTGACCGCGCACTGGCAACAGTTGATAACCGAGTTTCAGCACACGCTGGATGCGCTCGACAGCGTGATCGCCTCGCGCCTGATGCAGTTGGCGCTGACCGCCGCCAAACAGGTGCTCGGCCAGCCGCCGGTATGCGACGGTACCGCCCTGCTGGCGCAGATCCAGCAGTTGATCCAACAAGAACCGATGTTCAGCGGCAAACCGCAACTGCGCGTGCACCCGGACGACTATCAACGCATCGAACAGCAACTGGGCGCCACGCTCAGCCTGCACGGCTGGCGGCTGTTGGCGGACGGTCAACTGCATCCCGGCGGCTGCAAGGTCAGCGCCGAAGAAGGCGATCTCGATGCCAGCCTGGCGACGCGCTGGCACGAACTCTGCCGCCTGGCTACGCCGGGAGACGTGTAATGACCGCTCGCCTCGGCCGCTGGCTGTCCTCGTTGGATACGCTGGAAAAACGCATCGCTTGCACGCCTGCGGTTCGCCGCTACGGCCGCCTGACGCGCGCCACCGGGTTGGTGCTGGAAGCCACCGGCTTGCAATTGCCGATCGGCGCCACCTGCCTGATCGAACGTCACAACGGTGGCGAGGTGCAGGAAGTGGAGAGCGAAGTGGTCGGTTTTAACGGCCAGCGGTTGTTCCTGATGCCGCTGGAAGAAGTGGAAGGCATAGTGCCCGGCGCACGGGTTTACGCCCGCGTGGCGCCGGAAGGACAAAGCGCCGGCAAGCAACTGCCGCTCGGCCCGGCACTGCTGGGCCGGGTGCTGGACGGCAGCGCCAAACCGCTCGACGGCCTGCCCGCACCGGAAACCGGCTATCGCGCCCCCTTGATTACCGCCCCGTTCAACCCGCTGCAACGTACGCCGATCGAACAGGTGCTGGACGTCGGCGTGCGCACCATCAACGGCCTGCTGACCGTCGGGCGCGGCCAGCGCATGGGGCTGTTTGCCGGATCCGGCGTCGGTAAAAGCGTCTTGTTAGGCATGATGGCGCGTTACACCCAGGCCGACGTGATTGTCGTCGGACTGATCGGCGAGCGTGGCCGCGAGGTCAAAGACTTTATCGAGAACATTCTCGGCGCCGAAGGCCGAGCGCGCTCGGTGGTGATCGCCGCCCCGGCGGACGTCTCGCCGCTGTTGCGCATGCAGGGTGCCGCCTACGCCACACGCATCGCCGAGGACTTCCGCGATCGCGGTCAGCACGTGCTGCTGATTATGGACTCGCTCACCCGCTACGCCATGGCGCAACGCGAGATCGCGCTGGCCATCGGCGAGCCGCCGGCCACCAAAGGCTATCCGCCCTCCGTGTTCGCCAAACTGCCGGCGCTGGTGGAACGTGCAGGTAACGGCATCAGCGGCGGCGGTTCGATCACCGCGTTTTATACCGTACTGACCGAAGGCGATGACCAGCAAGACCCGATAGCCGACTCGGCGCGCGCCATTCTCGATGGCCACGTGGTGCTGTCGCGCAGGCTGGCGGAAGCGGGCCATTACCCGGCAATCGACATCGAAGCCTCCATCAGCCGCGCCATGACGTCGCTTATCGACGAAGAACACTATCGCCGGGTGCGCAATTTCAAACAGATGCTGGCCAGCTATCAGCGTAACCGCGATCTGATCAGCGTCGGTGCCTATGTAGCAGGCAGCGATCCGCTGCTGGATAGGGCCATGACGCTGTATCCGCAGATGGAGGCCTATTTGCAGCAGGGCATTTTTGAACGCAGCGGTTACGACGACGCCTGCCAACAGCTACAGCAGATGATCGCTTAACGTCACAAAAGGCTGAACCCGATGAAACCACAGTCACCTCTGATTACCCTGCGCGATCTGGCTCAGGATGCGGTTGAACAGGCTACGCAGCAGTTGGGCCAGGTGCGCAAGGCGCAACAGGCGGCTGAGCAGCAGCTTTCCATGCTGCTCAATTATCAAGACGAGTACCGTCAGAAACTGAATCACCAGTTGAGCGACGGCATGGACTCTTCACACTGGCAAAACTACCAGCAGTTTATCGGCACGCTGGAGCAGGCGATCGAACAACATCGCAACCAACTGATGCAGTGGGGCCAGAAAGTGGACCACGCAATGAAGCAGTGGCAGGACAAACAGCAACGGCTGAACGCCTTCGACACTCTGCACACCCGCGCCCAAAGTGCGGAACGGCAGAGGGAGAACAAACGGGATCAAAAACTGATGGATGAGTTCGCTCAACGCAGTTCACAAAGGAATCTACACCCATGAACCTGAATGCCGTGCCGGGCGGCGTAGCGCCCGGCGACGTCGGCGGGCTGCCGGACGCACAGTTGTCGCTGGATGACTCGCCGCTTTCCTCGGCCTTTGCCCTGCTGCTCGGCGCTCGCACGCTGCCGGCCGACAAAGATGAGGGCAAGCTGCCGCCGATATTGCCGAACGCAGAAGATGACAGCGCACCGGCGCTGAGCCGCCCCCCGCAAAACCCACTGCTGGCCGCCTTCGGCGAGCGCGATGGGCTGCTGTCGCCGGCCTTGTTGAAGGATGTTCAGCTGCCGGCGGTGTCGGTCGGCGATGACCAACCTCAGGATGAAAAACCGGATATCGCCCTTCGTCCTGCCGGGGAGATCGACGCCGCCACGCTGCAGGCGCTGTTCGCCATGCTGCCGCTGGCCGTTACCCCAGCCACGCCGATCGCCGCCGCAACGGGGCCAAACCTTGAAGGCGAGCCGGACCCGGTGCACCCTGCCGCCCTGCTGAGCGCCGCGCTGAACCAACAGCCCAATGCCGCAGGCACCCCGATGACGCCGCCCGCAAAAGCCACATCGCCGGTGACCGAAAAACCGCTGAACCTTGACGCGCGCACCGACGGCCCGCAGCCAACCGCGGCCCCCCATGACCAGCCGGATGCGCCAGCGCTAAAACTCAGCGCCGATACCCAGCATCAGGCACCGGTCAATCACCTGATGGCGCCGCCGGTCGCCAGCCCGGTCGTGGCAACAACGCCGAACGCTTCCCTGGTCACCGCCCCGCCGACGCCGCAATTAAACGCCCAGCTTGGCAGCCCCGAGTGGCAACAGGCGTTGAACCAACAGGTGTTGATGTTCCATCGCAACGGTCAGCAAAGCGCCGAACTGCGCCTGCACCCGCAGGAGCTGGGTGCGTTGCAAATCACCCTCAAACTGGACGAGAACCAGGCACAGCTGCACATCGCTTCCGCACACGGCCAGGTGCGTGCCGCCGTAGAAGCCGCCATGCCGCAACTGCGCCATGCCCTGGCGGAAAGCGGCATCAATCTGGGGCAAAGCAGCGTTGGCGGAGAGTCCACGCCGCAGTGGCAACAGCAGGCACAGCAGCAGGCACAGCAGCAGGCTCCGGATGAGCAAGGTCGACCGGCCTACCGCGATAGCCACGGCGAGCGCGATCCGGCCGCCGAAACCCTCATCGTCCCGGCACAATTGCAGGCGATGGCCCGCGCCGTCAGCGGCGTCGATATTTTCGCCTGAGCGGCGGCAAACGCCCAAGCTGGCACCCATTTGCGCGTCTATTCAGGCTATTGCACGCCGCGATAGACGCGATAATACCTTTACCCGTCATACTTGAAGCTGCACCTTTGTTGGCTGCATTTGCGCGCCCCAGTCACATAGTTACCTATGCTCTAGGGGACTTACAAATTTGCCGCCGCGATGCAGCCCCAATTATTTTGGGTAAATTATGTCGTGCGTGCGGCTTTGCCGCGCGCTATGCCCGGCAGCGGTTCGCAGACTCTCGGGTGTCACTACAGGAATTTGATTTAACTATGTCTCAAAACACCCTACCGGCAGCACCGAAACGCCCCCTTCTGGTCATCCTGCTGGTGTTGATTGCAGTCCTCGCCTGCGGCGCGGCAGGCTACAGTTGGTGGCAACTGAAACAACACAAAGACGGCGCTCAACCCGCCACCAAAACACTGCCGCCGGCTGCGCCGGTGTTTATGCCGTTGGACACCTTTACCGTCAATCTGGTTACGCCGGACAACAACCCCGATCGCGTGTTGTATATCGGCCTGACGTTACGCTTGCCGGACGAAAACACCCGCCGCCAGATGAACGATTTTCTGCCGGAAGTGCGCAGCCGCCTGTTGATGCTGCTCTCCCGTCAGGAAACGGGCCAACTGAGCAGTGAACAAGGGAAACAGCAACTGGTGGCGCAGATTAAGGACGTGCTTAGCCCGCCGCTGGTTAAGGGACAACCGAAGCAGGTGATCAGCGACGTGCTGTTCACCGCCTTCATATTGCGGTAATCACTATGGGCGACAGCATTCTTTCACAGGCAGAGATCGACGCCTTGCTCAACGGCGACAGCGCGGGCGATGAACCCGCAGCGGTGGTCAGCAACGAGAGCGAGGTCAAGCCGTACGATCCGACCACCCAGCGCCGAGTGGTGCGCGAACGGCTGCACGCGCTGGAAATCATCAATGAACGTTTTGCCCGTCAGTTCCGCATGGGGTTGTTCAACCTGTTGCGCCGCAGCCCGGACATTACCGTCGGCCCGATCAGGATCCAGCCGTATCACGAATTTGCCCGCAACCTGCCGGTGCCCACCAACCTCAATCTGGTGCACCTGAACCCGCTGCGCGGCACTGCGCTGTTCGTGTTCGCGCCAAGCCTGGTGTTTATCGCCGTCGATAACCTGTTCGGCGGCGACGGCCGCTTCCCGACCAAGGTGGAAGGCCGCGAGTTCACGCCGACCGAACAGCGGGTGATCAAACGCATGCTGCGCCTGGCGCTGGATGCCTATGGCGACGCCTGGAGCGCGATTTACAAGATCAATGTGGAATACGTGCGCGCCGAGATGCAGGTGAAATTCACCAATATCACTACCTCGCCGAACGACATCGTGGTCACCACCCCGTTCCAGGTGGAAATCGGTGCGCTGAGCGGTGAATTCAACATCTGCATTCCGTTCGCGATGATCGAACCGCTGCGCGAACTGCTGACCAACCCGCCGCTGGAAAACTCACGGCAGGAAGACAGCCACTGGCGTGAAACGCTGGTGAAACAGGTACAACATTCCGAGCTGGAGCTGATTGCCAACTTCGTCGATATCCCGATGCGGCTGTCAAAAATCCTGAAGCTGCAGCCGGGCGACGTACTACCGATTGATAAACCGGAACGCCTGATCGCCCACGTGGATGGCGTACCGGTTCTGACCAGCCAATACGGCACGTTAAACGGGCAGTACGCCCTGCGTGTTGAACATTTGATTAACCCTATTTTGAATGCTCTGAGTGAGGAACAGCCCAAATGAGTGATCCTAAGCAACCGTCTGGCGAAGGAAAGGAATCCGTGGACGATCTGTGGGCTGATGCGTTTAACGAGCAGCAAGCGACCGACAACACGTCAGCAACCGACGCGGTGTTCAAATCGCTGGAGGCGCAGGATGCCGTCGGCAGCCTGCAGGATATCGATCTGATCCTGGATATCCCGGTCAAGCTGACCGTGGAATTGGGCCGCACCAAAATGACCATCAAAGAGCTGCTGCGTCTGTCGCAGGGTTCGGTCGTCGCATTGGACGGGCTGGCGGGTGAACCGCTGGACATCCTGATCAACGGTTATCTGATCGCCCAGGGCGAAGTCGTGGTGGTGGCCGACAAGTTCGGCGTACGCATCACCGACATCATCACCCCGTCCGAACGCATGCGTCGCCTGAGCCGCTGATGAACCCAGGCTCCGCCGTGCCCGGCCAGGGCACACTGCAACCCGCCGCGCCGGCGCTGCCGGCCGGTTCGGTGCTGACGCAGGTCAGCGCTGCGCTGGGCGGCATTCTGCTGCTGATCCTGTTGGCCGGCTGGCTGTTCCGCCGCCTGGGGTTTGCCCCTCAGGCGCGCAACAGCAAACTGCTCAACCTGCGCGCCAGTTGCCAGGTCGGGCAGCGTGAGCGCGTGGTGGTAATTGAAGTGGACAATACCCTGCTGGTGCTGGGCGTGACCGCGCAGCAAATCACCCCGCTGCACCAGTTGCCGGTTCCCGCACAGGACAGCAGCGCAGCCGACGCCGCACCACCGGCTGATTTTCGCCAGTTGATGCAAAAAGTTCTGAAACGTCCGGAAAAATCGGCATGAAACCCATCGTTCATTATGTCGCCTCGCGTTACCGGGGCGGCAAGAATATGCTCTGGCTGGCCGCCGGCCTGCTGCTTGTCAGCCCGGCGGCCTTGGCACAGTTGCCCGGCCTGATCAGCCAACCGCTGGCCAATGGCGGCCAAAGCTGGTCGCTGCCGGTACAGACGCTGGTGCTGTTGACGTCACTCAGCTTCCTGCCCGCCATGCTGCTGATGATGACCAGTTTCACCCGAATCATCATCGTGCTCGGGCTGCTGCGCAACGCGCTCGGCACCCCCTCGGCGCCGCCGAATCAGGTGATGCTCGGCCTGGCGCTGTTCCTGACCTTTTTCATCATGTCGCCGGTCTTCGACAAGGTCTATCAGGACGCCTATCTGCCGTTCAGCCAGGACAAAATCAGCCTGGACGCGGCGCTGGATCAAGGCTCGCAGCCGCTGCGCGAGTTTATGCTGCGCCAGACGCGCGAAACCGATCTGGCGCTGTACGCCAGGCTCGCCAACCAGCCGCCGCTGGCCGGGCCGGAAGCGGTGCCGATGCGCATTCTGCTGCCGGCTTACGTCACCAGCGAGCTGAAAACCGCGTTCCAAATCGGCTTCACGGTGTTTATTCCGTTTCTGATTATCGATCTGGTGGTCGCCAGCGTGCTGATGGCTCTGGGGATGATGATGGTGCCGCCCGCCACCATCTCGCTGCCGTTCAAACTGATGCTGTTTGTGTTGGTGGACGGCTGGCAATTGCTGCTCGGCTCGCTGGCGCAGAGTTTCTATTCGTAACCCGCCTCAAAGGAAACATGATGACACCTGAATCGGTCATGGCGCTGGGCACCGAGGCGATGAAAGTGGCGCTGGCGCTGTCCGCCCCGCTGCTGCTCGCCGCGCTTATCAGCGGCCTGGTGGTCAGCCTGTTGCAGGCCGCCACCCAGATCAATGAAATGACGCTGTCGTTCATTCCCAAAATTCTGGCGGTGGTCGCCACTATCGTGGTTGCCGGGCCCTGGATGCTGAACCTGCTGCTGGACTATATGCGCACGCTGTTCAGCAACCTGCCGAATCTGATTGGTTAGCCATGCTCACCCTTGACAGCGCACAGTTCGGCGTCTGGCTTAGCCACTATTTCTGGCCGCTGCTGCGCATTCTGGCGCTGATCAGCACCGCGCCGGTGTTCAGCGAAAAACAAATCGGCAAAAAAGTGAAAATCGGCCTCGGTGGCCTGATCGTCATCCTGATCGCCCCTGGGCTGCCCACCAGCACTGTCCCCATTTTCTCCGCCGCCGGGTTGTGGCTGGCGGCCCAGCAAATCCTGATTGGCGTGGCGCTCGGGCTGACCATGCAGTTCGCCTTTGCGGCGATACGGCTGGCCGGCGAAGTGATCGGCATGCAGATGGGCCTGTCGTTCGCCACCTTCTTCGATCCCAGCGGCGGGCCGAACACGCCGGTGTTGGCGCGGTTGCTCAACTTGCTGGCAATGCTGCTGTTCTTGAGCTTTGACGGCCACCTGTGGCTGATTTCCCTGCTGGCCGACAGCTTTCATACTCTGCCGATCCAGCCCGCCCCTCTGAACGGCAACGGTTTTCTGGCATTGACCC is a window of Serratia plymuthica DNA encoding:
- the fliI gene encoding flagellar protein export ATPase FliI → MTARLGRWLSSLDTLEKRIACTPAVRRYGRLTRATGLVLEATGLQLPIGATCLIERHNGGEVQEVESEVVGFNGQRLFLMPLEEVEGIVPGARVYARVAPEGQSAGKQLPLGPALLGRVLDGSAKPLDGLPAPETGYRAPLITAPFNPLQRTPIEQVLDVGVRTINGLLTVGRGQRMGLFAGSGVGKSVLLGMMARYTQADVIVVGLIGERGREVKDFIENILGAEGRARSVVIAAPADVSPLLRMQGAAYATRIAEDFRDRGQHVLLIMDSLTRYAMAQREIALAIGEPPATKGYPPSVFAKLPALVERAGNGISGGGSITAFYTVLTEGDDQQDPIADSARAILDGHVVLSRRLAEAGHYPAIDIEASISRAMTSLIDEEHYRRVRNFKQMLASYQRNRDLISVGAYVAGSDPLLDRAMTLYPQMEAYLQQGIFERSGYDDACQQLQQMIA
- a CDS encoding flagellar hook-length control protein FliK, with protein sequence MNLNAVPGGVAPGDVGGLPDAQLSLDDSPLSSAFALLLGARTLPADKDEGKLPPILPNAEDDSAPALSRPPQNPLLAAFGERDGLLSPALLKDVQLPAVSVGDDQPQDEKPDIALRPAGEIDAATLQALFAMLPLAVTPATPIAAATGPNLEGEPDPVHPAALLSAALNQQPNAAGTPMTPPAKATSPVTEKPLNLDARTDGPQPTAAPHDQPDAPALKLSADTQHQAPVNHLMAPPVASPVVATTPNASLVTAPPTPQLNAQLGSPEWQQALNQQVLMFHRNGQQSAELRLHPQELGALQITLKLDENQAQLHIASAHGQVRAAVEAAMPQLRHALAESGINLGQSSVGGESTPQWQQQAQQQAQQQAPDEQGRPAYRDSHGERDPAAETLIVPAQLQAMARAVSGVDIFA
- the fliF gene encoding flagellar basal-body MS-ring/collar protein FliF, translating into MSASITATENREENGLQALWNRLRANPKIPLLVAASAAIAIVVALLLWAKSPDYRVLYSNLNDRDGGAIVTQLTQMNIPYRFAENGAALMIPAEKVHETRLRLAQQGLPKGGAVGFELLDQEKFGISQFSEQINYQRALEGELSRTIESLGPVQNARVHLALPKPSLFVREQKSPSASVTLTLQPGRALDDGQINAIVYMVSSSVAGLPPGNVTVVDQAGRLLTQSDGAGRDLNAAQLKYANEVENRYQRRIEAILAPMVGGNNVRAQVTAQIDFATREQTDEEYQPNQLPNQAAVRSQQMSQSEQLGGPQVGGVPGALSNQPSAPATAPIETAKPNAAGNNANAAKPNSTTTRSTAANGSGPQNTRRDETTNYEVDRTIRHTQQKAGTVQRLSVAVVVNYRGVDKDGKPLPMSKEQLTQIESLVRESMGFSSSRGDTLNVVNTPFTDTEVTGGELPFWQTQSFIDRLFDAGRYLLVLLAAWLLWRKLVRPQLQNRQAVQQATLAAANAPMAKPVDSNKQSNEELAQHRKSQQRVSAEVQSQRIRDLADKDPRVVALVIRQWMSNEL
- the fliE gene encoding flagellar hook-basal body complex protein FliE, whose protein sequence is MAIQGIEGVVQQLQATAIQAGQISQDSATQGVSFAGELKAAIGKISDTQQAARKQAQDFELGAPGVSLNDVMVDLQKSSISLQMGVQVRNKLVSAYQEVMNMAV
- the fliG gene encoding flagellar motor switch protein FliG → MSLTGTEKSAILLMTLGEDRAAEVFKHLSSREVQQLSGTMASMSQVSHKQLSEVLREFEDDAEQYAALSVNASDYLRSVLVKALGEERASSLLEDILESRETTTGMETLNFMEPMSAADLIRDEHPQIIATILVHLKRGQAADILALFDERLRNDVMLRIATFGGVQPAALAELTEVLNNLLDGQNLKRSKMGGVRTAAEIINLMKTQQEEAVIDAMREYDGELAQKIIDEMFLFENLVEVDDRSIQRLLQEVEGESLLVALKGAEQPLREKFLRNMSQRAADILRDDLANRGPMRMSQVENEQKAILLVVRRLAESGEMIIGGGEDTYV
- the fliL gene encoding flagellar basal body-associated protein FliL; its protein translation is MSQNTLPAAPKRPLLVILLVLIAVLACGAAGYSWWQLKQHKDGAQPATKTLPPAAPVFMPLDTFTVNLVTPDNNPDRVLYIGLTLRLPDENTRRQMNDFLPEVRSRLLMLLSRQETGQLSSEQGKQQLVAQIKDVLSPPLVKGQPKQVISDVLFTAFILR
- the fliJ gene encoding flagellar export protein FliJ; translated protein: MKPQSPLITLRDLAQDAVEQATQQLGQVRKAQQAAEQQLSMLLNYQDEYRQKLNHQLSDGMDSSHWQNYQQFIGTLEQAIEQHRNQLMQWGQKVDHAMKQWQDKQQRLNAFDTLHTRAQSAERQRENKRDQKLMDEFAQRSSQRNLHP
- a CDS encoding helix-turn-helix transcriptional regulator, which gives rise to MERTINLCPGIGASAHIIQHTELLFPSVYFEHPHLYLVQQGHKRVRWQQQEVVAHAGELLIIDGGQTVDIINGLSEEGVFSCQLLICDPLLFHVQQTPDETAPPAPFDAVLALRNLPCALMHSFETTSLALALKQRFPPIIIRHKMLEILLWLKQFNISFIHNEARDLTQRVRRCLATDPHNIWTAAKVAESLSMSEVVLRRKLSLENTALRNLMIDVRMSSALTLLQSTDWPISAISQHVGYESSSRFAERFRKRFGFAPTAIRGHQRIMEPGAIQPYRLRLMEAPE
- the fliH gene encoding flagellar assembly protein FliH; amino-acid sequence: MSDSINTLPWQPWSLNDLLEPKPAIEPLLPVETDALPLDDSADRQQQLLQLRLQAEQQGQQLGYADGQQKGYDAGFQTGMEEGRQQGLLEAQQQQQPLTAHWQQLITEFQHTLDALDSVIASRLMQLALTAAKQVLGQPPVCDGTALLAQIQQLIQQEPMFSGKPQLRVHPDDYQRIEQQLGATLSLHGWRLLADGQLHPGGCKVSAEEGDLDASLATRWHELCRLATPGDV